The following are encoded together in the Gorilla gorilla gorilla isolate KB3781 chromosome 14, NHGRI_mGorGor1-v2.1_pri, whole genome shotgun sequence genome:
- the LOC129526178 gene encoding uncharacterized protein isoform X1 — protein MMIIPHLLRDKDQRATTATNPRTRQCWGMENEGVQLWPSQSSGGDETHLPLSLWARLMPGASVDRGHAPGLPKLEKAARLWSEGQNSAVSPTESRWEQGRWLPRLCGRIRFLAIEVACTPQLVLPVSNDWSFLLLSLHLPPSPSPALLLQASEEME, from the exons CCCACCTTCTAAGAGACAAAGACCAAcgagccaccacagccaccaATCCCAGAACCCGCCAATGCTGGGGAATGGAAAATGAGGGAGTTCAACTCTG GCCCTCACAATCCAGTGGAGGAGACGAAACTCATCTGCCTCTGTCCCTCTGGGCACGCCTCATGCCAGGTGCATCTGTGGACAGGGGCCATGCTCCTGGGCTTCCAAAGTTGGAGAAAGCTGCCAGGCTCTG GTCTGAAGGCCAGAATTCTGCAGTAAGTCCTACTGAGTCAAGGTGGGAGCAGGGTCGGTGGCTTCCGAGGCTCTGCGGGAGAATCCGTTTCCTGGCCATAGAGgtggcctgcactcctcagcttgTGCTGCCCGTCTCGAATGACTGGAGTTTCCTGCTTCTGTCACTacacctcccaccctctccatcaCCTGCTCTGCTCTTACAAGCATCCGA agaaatggaataA
- the LOC129526178 gene encoding uncharacterized protein C9orf85-like isoform X3 translates to MPCCFVFLRNGIIVSLIYVNKLKNCLKENMKQDLALSLRMEFSGPIMAHYSLKLPGSSNPTMSAFPVAGTYSWIYHERLLNPGRETDWATCYSGDHKQTTQP, encoded by the exons atgccctgctgttttgtatttttg agaaatggaataATCGTATCGCTGATCTACGTAAACAAATTGAAGAattgtctgaaagaaaatatg aaacaggaccttgccctgtcactcaggatggagttcagtggtcctatcatggctcattatagcctcaaactcccaggctcaagcaatcctaccatgtcagccttcccagtagctgggacctacAG CTGGATCTACCATGAAAGACTTCTGAATCCAGGAAGAGAGACTGACTGGGCAACATGTTATTCAG GAGATCACAAGCAGACCACTCAGCCCTGA